The window CTGATGGAGCAGCATCCCCAGCCCGTTGTAGGCCGGGATGCCGGCCGCCTCCGCCAGGGCCATCAGCCGGGTCCGGGGGGGCTCGTAGATCAGATCGATCACCGCCTGAAGCCCCCACGGGAAGGGGCGATCCGGGGGCCAGAGGCAGGCTTCCACATCCGGGGCCATCCCCACCGGCGTGGTGTGGATCAGCGCCACGATGCCCTCGGGGAGGGGATCCTCCAGGCGGATGGGGTGCACCGGCGGGAGACGCAGGCCGGCGGCCGGGAACGACGCCTCCAGCGTTTCGAGCATCCGCTGCGCCCGGTCCAGGCTGCGGTGGAGGAGGAAAACCTCGCCGACGCCCTCGAGGGCCAGGGCGGCCAGGACCGCGCGGGCGGCCCCTCCGGCGCCGATGACGGCCACCGTCTGCCCCTGCACCGACAGCCCGATCTCCTGCAAGGCGCGGCGGAACCCCTCCACGTCCGTGTTCTCTCCCACCCATCGCCCTTCGACCGCCCGCAGGGTGTTCACCGCCCCAACCGCCCGGGCCAGCGGGGAGATCTCATCCAGCAACGGGATCACGGCGGTCTTGTGGGGGACGGTCACGTTGGCCCCGGCGAAGCCCAGCGCCCGCAACCCCCGGATCGCGTCCTCCAGATCCTCGGGGCGGACCGGCAGGGGCACGTAGGCCCAATCCAGGCCCAGGGCGGCGAAGGCGGCGTTGTGCATCTGCGGGCTGCGGCTGTGGGCCACCGGCCATCCCAGCAAACCGACCAGACGGGTGGTCCCGCGGATGCGCGCCATCGCTCCCCTCCCTGGCTCTCCTGAAGCGCGGGGCGGGCTTCCCGGGCCTCACGGTTCCACTTCGATCTCTGCGCCGAGGGCCTGCATCCGCTCCACGAAGCCCGGGAAGCTGTCCCCGATGCATTCGGCGTCTTCCACAATGGTCTCCCCCTGGGCGATCAACCCGGCCACGGCCAGGGCCATCGCCAGGCGATGATCCCCGTGGCTGTGGACGAGCGCGCCGCGCAGCGGGGTGGGCCCTTCGATGGCGAAGCCGTCCGGATGCTCCTCGATCCGCGCGCCCATCCGGCGCAGCTCGGCCGCCAGGGCGGCGATGCGGTCGCTCTCCTTCACCCGGAGCTCGGCCGCATCCCGCACCCGTGTGGTTCCCTCCGCCTGGGTGGCCGCCACGGCGAAGATGGGAAACTCATCGATCATGCGGGGGACCCAGGGGCCGGCGATCTCAATGGCCTGAAGGCGGACGGCGGAGGCCCCCAGGAGCCGGCCCACGGGCTCCCCGTGGCGTTCCCCCTCCGGGATGACGCGGATCGGCGCGCCCATCGCCTGAAGGGCCTCGATCAGCCCCAGGCGGGTCGGGTTGAGCAGCAGGTCTGTGACCTCGATCTCCGAGCCCGGGATCAGCAGGGCGGCGACCAGAGGGAAAGCGGCCGAGGAGGGATCCCCGGGGATGGCGCAATCGAGGGGCGAGAGCCGCTCGGCCGGATAAACGGTGATCGTCCTTCCGTCCTGCTCCAGGGCGGCTCCCATCGCCCGCAGCAGGCGCTCGGTGTGATCCCGGGAGGGCGCGGGCTCCACCAGGGTGGTGGGGCCCTGGGCGTAGAGGCCGGCCAGCAGCAGCGCGGACTTCACCTGAGCGCTGGCCACGGGCATCTCATAGCGGATGCCGCGCAGCGTCCCTCCCCGCAGATACACCGGCGCGTGGCCTTCTGTCGTTCGAACCTCCGCTCCCATCCGGCGCAGGGGCTCTGCCACCCGCTCCATCGGACGCCGGGAGAGCTGGGCGTTGCCGACCAGGGTGCTGGGGAAGGGGAAGCCGGCCAGGATCCCCAT is drawn from Thermoflexus hugenholtzii and contains these coding sequences:
- a CDS encoding shikimate dehydrogenase translates to MARIRGTTRLVGLLGWPVAHSRSPQMHNAAFAALGLDWAYVPLPVRPEDLEDAIRGLRALGFAGANVTVPHKTAVIPLLDEISPLARAVGAVNTLRAVEGRWVGENTDVEGFRRALQEIGLSVQGQTVAVIGAGGAARAVLAALALEGVGEVFLLHRSLDRAQRMLETLEASFPAAGLRLPPVHPIRLEDPLPEGIVALIHTTPVGMAPDVEACLWPPDRPFPWGLQAVIDLIYEPPRTRLMALAEAAGIPAYNGLGMLLHQGALAFTLWTGQEAPLETMRAALQELDSS
- the aroA gene encoding 3-phosphoshikimate 1-carboxyvinyltransferase, which gives rise to MRLRVRPSARLYGVIQVPGDKSLSHRALLFAALAEGTSTLQGWLPAADCEATLRCVRALGVEVERPAADRLIVRGRGLRGLQPASAPLDCGGSGTTMRLLMGILAGFPFPSTLVGNAQLSRRPMERVAEPLRRMGAEVRTTEGHAPVYLRGGTLRGIRYEMPVASAQVKSALLLAGLYAQGPTTLVEPAPSRDHTERLLRAMGAALEQDGRTITVYPAERLSPLDCAIPGDPSSAAFPLVAALLIPGSEIEVTDLLLNPTRLGLIEALQAMGAPIRVIPEGERHGEPVGRLLGASAVRLQAIEIAGPWVPRMIDEFPIFAVAATQAEGTTRVRDAAELRVKESDRIAALAAELRRMGARIEEHPDGFAIEGPTPLRGALVHSHGDHRLAMALAVAGLIAQGETIVEDAECIGDSFPGFVERMQALGAEIEVEP